TCTCTAgttgaataatcaaaatgtattgaggaaattaaaaaaattattttcaaatatattactGATAACATTATGAAATTCGATAAGCGTCTCTTAGTTAAAtatctttgcatcgatttttttccaattgatttatcttaatttttacaatcccgttatatatgttcttttctatgcaattacaaaaaaaaaaaaaatttgctatgAAACACTTTTTTAATCTCTATatgaaacatttttctttctttctaatagcgaaaataaagatttttttttggtgaataaggAAAAAGTTGTGATGAAACATTTTGTACGaaacacttttcttttttctaatagcgtaaaaaagaacataatgagattgtaaaaatcaagataaatccattgaaagaaaaaacacaatgcAAAATTATTTAACTAAgggattcttttcaaatttcataatattatctgtattatattctaaaataatgttttttattttctcaaatatattttgattattcaatcaaagaaaaataattaaggtgaGAAATATATTAGGTATGAGtttgtttttgcaaaatcaaaaaaaaaatgtaaaatttttaaaacggtccctctagtttgcattttatctcaatttcgtccctctacgagtgaaatgtcaattttgccCCAGAGTTCCGTTAATTCTAATAACACCGTCAgtgagagggaccaaattgagacaaaatataaactacatggttaaaaatgacacaattaatactagagggacaaaattgagattgcatacaaactagagggactatttctaaaattaaccctAATTTAATCTCATGTACATGGGTGGGTTCTTGTATAGGAGTAAATTTTTTCCTCATTTTatgtgttttcttcttcttcttctttttttctaaatttttgttagatttgagtTATATTTTTcggattaatcatccgtctcgacgagaagtctgcaaagtaaaaaatatttatgacaaaagcaagaaaaaatgtTAGATTTgagttatattttttggattaatcatccgtctcgacgagaagtctgcaaagtaaaaaatatttatgacataagcaaaaaataataataaatcactaaagacgaaaaagtaTCAGACAAGTCgttttatatgaactttttcaaACATCGAtctattttttatacttttctgattcgtctcgacaagacgaacGGTTAAGCCCAAAAATCACgagaaaaattaaacaaaacgttatgaaaaaataaaaaaaatactgaaataagtTTTGGACAATTTTATGGTGTTCCACATtcccttcttaaaaaataagtacttattttacaatttcaaacttaaatataatgaaaatgaaaaaataattttttgattttttttgcaccatttaaaagatctgagatctattaaacaagatccatattgctagaaaaattatttgcttaaacacatgatttttgaatttaaaattatcttcttaaaaaataagtacttatttccgaATCCGGAACGGGTGAACGCAGGAAGAATTCTCTTATCTTAAAAGGGCTCAGTCCTTGTCTTATGCGAGAAATTTCATGGGCTCTGATCGCTTTTTATCTAAAAAATGCATCAATGAATTGAAAATATCAAGTTCATAGCACTATTATGTGAGAAGGTATATAGtttaatggaggtagagaaGGTAAGAGAAAATTTGTAATCGTTTGGTTCTAGTAATATTACCAATCACTCGGGGTCAATGTCAGAACTTGGCAAATAAACTCTTTTTCATGCCATTTTTTTACCATGAGACTAGCATTTTTTGAACTACCATtgggggtgtgcaaaaaacccatGACCCAACgaacccaacccgacccgaagggtctcgggtggggccgaacatgtggttcggtcggatacgggttcatttttttttataaaaaaatcagttttcggttcgaGGCTCGAGACGCTGTTtctcttacccgacccgaccaaaaccgaccaattcatatagattacttcggttttggGCGGACCTgacccaaccaaaaaaatcagACGATTATTCCCACTTGTTCAGTTCGGGTtcgggacaaaaaaaaaaactgataccCGACATGTCGAGTCAGGGGTTCGGGCTGAACCCTACCCGtgcgacccgtgcacacccctaaccATTGTACTTGCTCTCAGAGCTAGTCCACCTATGTGCCAAAGCCAAATTAGGAATCAGGAACAGCAAGCCTTTGTGCCAAACTCAATGTCACATTTTGGCAATGAATTTCTTGGCGCGAAATTTggcatcaaaattgaaaatcgTCAAACTTGCCACTCATTCGAACCATTTAATTTGCATTGAAAAATACATTAAGTACTACTATAATTTAATGATCTAGATCTGAGACTGTGATAAGATGACGGTAAATCGGTGCAAcggttttcctctttttttgggGGGCCTCATGACAGTGTAACAAGCTGAAGAATGACTTTGGTAATACCACTCTGTGAGCGACGTGTGGATTTGCTCTTATACGCGCAATAGCTATCCTTGTAGCATGCCACACCTGTGGACTTGGACTTGCTCTTACGGCAATAACTATCCTTAACAGGTGGGGAAGGGAATTGTGAGAGAGCATGGGATgagaaaaattattgggtgttCCTGAGGCACCCCAAAAAATTATTGGTGGttttatcatatatatatatatatatatatatatatatatatatatatttgtttacaattgtaaatttattaaattacaCTTTAAGATTTTAAGTAATTCATAAAAAGAGATAAAAGCTTTCCCagcaaaaacagaaacaacGCTTTAGTGCTTACATGGTTCAACCAgtctattttgaaaaacataATAACTAATATTGTTTCTGttcgatgcatgaaaacgaaAAAATCAATGTAAACATTCTTTAATTCTATTATTTCGTGCATCGAACGGGTACAACACTACTAATTAGAACAAGGAAGGGAGCAAGGGAGTTGGTTGGTGCCAGGAGTGGCTTAGATTCACGGACGGTGCACGCCATCCATCCCTACGAGGGGTTGGGACAACTTATTTCCGTAGCCAAACACGCCTGTCCACAacgtttattttttatttttttgttgggtgtTCAAAATTCTCGCATGATCCAAACACCGCATAGCCCAACACTTTCCCCGCCTCGTTTGAATCCTCAAACCATTTCTTCCACTGTTCAGTTCCACTCCTTCGATCTGCACATGctaatctagagagagagagagagagagaggacatgGCCGTGATTAGCAGAGATCGAACGGACAAAGATTCCCCCGTCCACGACCCTCTCCTGCCATGGCTCCGGtacactttttctctctcttaactTCTCTCactccacattttttttttttggaatgaagGTGTTCCGAGCCTGTTTACGCGCACCTCGTACTAATTCATACAGCCCTTCATGGCCGTTTCACATGTTACGTGTGAGGTGAGGTTGCCCAAGAGTTTTTTGCTAAATCGAACCTTAGAAGTTAGGACAGAGCAAACCCTAAATCACAGGCGAAGACCAGACCACCAGGCCAACCCCTGGGGTTCATCCACACtatctctctctataaatcatCTGCAATTTATTGTTGCTTTGTAATCCAGGTCAATTAAGAAATCGCTTGATGCTCTCAACTCATCCGACCATGGCGGCACAGATCTCGATGAGCTCATATCAAATTGCATCAGGACATTCAAGACTGACGGACGGTACCGAAACGACGTCAGGTTTCTCAAGATATGGTTTCTACATGTAATGTCTTTGTCTGCTGAGAATGAGTGATGTTTTGGGCGTTTTCGTGATTTTCAATATTTAGATGGTCTTTGTGGTGGTCTTCCAGATGGATGCTAGCCCTGATTTCGAAAGCGTTTTCAGAGAAATGGAGCAGAATCAGATGTGTGTGAACAATTCTATGTTGTACGAGTCATATGCGTTGTTTCTGGAAGCAAAGGGGAAGTTGACTGATGCACTTGTGGTTTATCAATTAGGCATTTCAAGGTTCtccattcattcattcattctctgtgtgtgtgtgtgtcgtaGCCCAGATACTgatataaaaataatagacgCTTGGGCACACGTGATGTGCTCAAATGGCATAGGGGAGAAAAAAGTTAGGGTGGCAgtttttgttgttctttttgGTAGTTTCTTTAGCCATTTAAAAGGGTAATTTAGGAAACTAAAGCATGACTCAGCCTCGTAATTTAGGTTCACACCACAACGGGTATTCCCCTTATAATAGTACTATgtaataaaaatatatgtgtgtgtgtgtggggggggggggggggggggtgggtgtgtGCTTGCGTGTAGATATATAGACGCTATATATGTACGGGTGTTTATGTATGTTCATGCCTCATAATTTGTATGTTGCTTTAATGCTAGAAATGCTGAGCCACTAGAGAGGTTGAAGAAGGCAAAGGCTTTATTCTGCGATAGAATGTCTGAAATAGTAAATGCTTGTTCACTTGAGAAGGTATGCTTAAGTTAATGTCTGATACAGAACCAAAGAGCCCTTCAAGTTTCTGGGTTCACATATGTTGATgttatttttgactttttgtgtTATAGGCTTATTGCCTTGGAATAGTGGCCcaatatttctttctttgtccCTCTAGGTTGCTAACATATTTGGATTTTATGTTGCTAGAACTCTGGAACTGGAGATAAATTTCTTGTTTGTGCCATGTGGTAACATTTTGGTTTTTGTGATCGGCATGTGGTAATATCGTTGTTGTTATCATTTTGCTAGAATTGGGAGAATGTAGCTACAGATCACTAAACTAAAATCTtctgaaacaaaaaaagaaagtagttcATGACATAAATAACATAAAATGGACTCAAGTAAGTTTGCATAGTAGGACCTGATCTGGATTTCAACATTGAGGTCCGATGAATACCAAAATGGTCTCACTTTGGCTGCAGGCCCACGACATAATTCCTTTCACAATTCCCACCCTCCCCCAAAGTCTAGAATAGTATCTTTTTCCAATCACTGAATCTCAAGTCTCTCTAGTCATTTACCTTCCATTGAAAGCAGATTGCATATTTCTTCACCATTTTTTGGCATTTGTGCTATCCTTATTCTGTAATTAAGCATATAATTTTCATCCTGCATTATTTTATGACAACTTTGACTCACATGATTTCTTATCGTTTTCAATTAGAAAGCATGTTTTTTTAGATGAAATAAGGCCAATCTTTTGAAGGAATGGAGATTGGAGGCTGATGAATATACTTGTCTTATCTCACTTAATTGTTTTTGCTGCTTTTCCAGTGCATTTCTCAACAGAGTATTTAGTGCATTAAATTTTTATACCTGGTATGAGCTGATTGATCCATTGCATTTCCTACTGCAGAAGGGTGATACTGGTTCTATAGAGAATGATAAAAGTTGTATTAATCCATGGTCAATCTCGATTGTTAAGGATCTATTGCGGAAGATGCATtctgaaatatcaaaatacgatgTAAGGCTACACAGTTATTTTGTGGATGTTATAATCTATATCATAGTTGATTATGTTGACTTGATGATGTATAGTCCTCTAATTTATAATTCATACCTTTTTTTAACAAGCATTTGTGAAACTTGTTTTAGGGATACCATTCAAGTACTAAAGCTTATTCGGGAAAAGTGGCCTTGTCTTCTTTGCAAAAATCAGCAAGGAATAAAGTTGTTGAGATAGGTAATTTTTCCTACGTTCACAATAGTATACTACAGTACTGTTTACTTTTCACTTCTTTGCGTTCTACCATTCTTATTTTTAATGATTGTTCTACCTATGTGGATTCGGGATCTTCAAAGGTGGAAAGAAATACCAGATCAAAGGCTGTGCAGGCCAAGGTGGATTTGCTCAAGTGTTCAAAGCATATGTGAACAGTAATCCTGATGATGTTGTTGCGTTGAAGGTGACCAGTAACTTCAAACTTTGTTTTCACTTAATTCAGAATCATTGTATCTATCCTCAATATGCTGTACTAAATTCTTTGAGACATTCTGGCAGATACAAAAGCCAGCTTTTCCTTGGGAGTTTTACATTTATCGTCAACTTGATAAACGGATCCCTGATAAGGAGGTATGCCATTTCTGGATTTATAAGCATTCATTGGCATTTTCTGGTCATGAAACTGCTGCTTATTCTCTCTATCTCATGTTGCCAGAGGTCAAGCTTTGGTTGTGCGCACAGAGTTCATCTGTATTCTGACTACAGTATACTTGTCTGTGACTATTTATCACACGGGACACTCCAGGTAGGTGTACCATACTCTATGTTTGCATCAGTTCCAACCTTATAATCCTTatgttttttttccattcaagcACATCCGCAGGATGCTATAAACTCTAGTGTGGTGATTGGCGAGTTCATGGAAGAAGTTCTATGTATGTACTACACAATAGA
The sequence above is drawn from the Rhododendron vialii isolate Sample 1 chromosome 6a, ASM3025357v1 genome and encodes:
- the LOC131329156 gene encoding mitotic checkpoint serine/threonine-protein kinase BUB1 — encoded protein: MAVISRDRTDKDSPVHDPLLPWLRSIKKSLDALNSSDHGGTDLDELISNCIRTFKTDGRYRNDVRFLKIWFLHMDASPDFESVFREMEQNQMCVNNSMLYESYALFLEAKGKLTDALVVYQLGISRNAEPLERLKKAKALFCDRMSEIVNACSLEKKGDTGSIENDKSCINPWSISIVKDLLRKMHSEISKYDGYHSSTKAYSGKVALSSLQKSARNKVVEIGGKKYQIKGCAGQGGFAQVFKAYVNSNPDDVVALKIQKPAFPWEFYIYRQLDKRIPDKERSSFGCAHRVHLYSDYSILVCDYLSHGTLQDAINSSVVIGEFMEEVLCMYYTIEMLYMLETLHSAGMVHGDFKPDNLLIRYPRDDLTEDGFRDRTGPWLDQGLCLVDWGRGIDLSLFPDKTEFKGDCRTSGFRCVEMQENKPWTFQVDTYGLCVIVHMMLHNSYMEIDKKSSSDGGYLYLPKSSFKRYWQVDLWKNLFTKLLNVNPSENHKELLKNLRESFQDYICSNPSLIKMLKQLLVKQRTSLCSA